The genomic stretch TTGATTTATCTTGCGTTATGACTAACATATAGTTTTTCCTGTTAATCTTTCTTGCTCAAGTGTCTATGTAAAATGCACTTAATCCATTCATCTTTGTCTTCTTGTTATTGAGCCTATAAAGCATAAGTTTCACTTTAGTTTGTTTGGTATcctatataattttctttttgcaggGTTGTTCACAATCCTCGCATGTCTTTGCAAATAATATATCTACAATGGGTCCTTCTGTTCACATGGAGCTTGGTGAGATAAATTTGCATATGGAAGATGAGTATCAagaatgtttgaatgaaaacctTTTTGGTGTTGAATCAAATTCTGGTTCCTTGATGCACATAGCTAAGGTGAGTCTAGACTGGGGCAAAAAGGACATGGAGTCGTTGGAAGAAGAAATTACTAGATCTAAATTGGCTCTTTCAGTTGACGTTACTGGTATGGGTGTTTATTTTACCTTAAAGCGGGTTGAATCCCTCATATCAACTGCTCTAGCTTTTCAAGCTCTTTTCAAAAGCCTTTCTGCTTCTAGAAAGAGATCAGGACAGAGCCAAGGGGGCCGGGCATCTAAGCAATCAGGAAAAGGGACTCGACTTGTACAATTTAATCTTGAGCGATGTTCTATAAACATTTGTGGTGAGGCAGGCTTGGAAAATATGACTGTTGCAGATCCCAAGCGTGTGAATTATGGGTCACAGGGTGATCGGGTCATAGTTAGTGTTTCTGCTGATGGTACTCCACGTAGTGCAACCATAATATCCACAGCACACAAAGAGTGCAAGAGATTGAACTATTCTGTCACGCTTGATATTTTTCACCTCTCTGTGTGTGTAAACAAAGAGAAACAGACAACCCAGGTGGAGCTTGAAAGGGCCAGATCAATTTATCAAGAAAACCTGAAGGAGCATCATCCTTCTACAGGATTGACTGTATTTGACATGCAAAATGCTAAATTTGTACGACGGTCTGGTGGTCACAAAGAGATCTCTGTTTGCTCTCTTTTCAGTGCAACCGATATTACAGTGCGATGGGAACCTGAAGTACATCTATCGTTATTCGATTTTGTTCTGAATTTGAAATCTATGATGCATCATCAGAAGCTTCAGCAACTGGGTAGCATTAGTAATGATGATGTCTTTTCTCGGGGAAATGTTCATCAGAGTAAAGAAATGGCTGAGGAACTGGGAAGAAGTGCCAAACACAAGAAGGAGTCTATTTTTGCAATAGATGTGGAGATGTTGACTATATCGGCTGAGGTTGGAGATGGGGTTGATGCATTGGTACAAATTCAGtctattttttctgaaaatgccCGGATAGGAGTGCTCTTTGAAGGATTTTCTCTAAGTTTTAATGGGGCTAGGGTAATCAAAAGCACCCGGATGCAAGTTTCACGTATTCCTAGTACCAGTATTGCTTCATCTGATGTGAAACTATCTTCAGTTACTAAATGGGATTGGATAGTGCAAGGTCTTCATTTTCATATATGTATGCCGTACAGGTTACAGTTGCGTGCCATTGATGACTCCATTGAGGATATGTTACGGGCCTTGAAGCTTATAGCTGCGGCTAAAACCATGCTCATATTTCCATTCAAGAAAGAAACCTCGAAATCAAAAAAGTCTAGTCCGTCAAAATTGGGGTGTATAAAGTTTGGCATACGTAAACTGACTGCTGATATTGAGGAAGAACCTATTCAGGGCTGGCTTGATGAACATTATCAGCTTATGAAGAATGAGGCTTGTGAGTTAGCTGTCAGATTGAAGTATCTTGATGAAGCAATGAAAGGCAACTTATCTACGAAAAGTGCAGAGACAAGTGATGGTgctcaagaaagaaaatctaATAATGATGGAACTGAAATAGATGTTCAAGATCCATCTTCTTTGCGTGAACTCGAAGAAGAAATATACAAAAGGTCATTTCAATCTTACTACCAGGCTTGTCAGAAGTTAAGATCTTCTGAAGGTTCAGGGGCATGCAGTAAAGGGTTTCAGGCTGGCTTTAGGCCTAGTGCTAGCAGGGCTTCACTTCTTTCAATATCTGCGACTGACTTAGATCTAACCTTGACTAGCATTGATGGTGGAGATGCTGGGATGATAGATATACTTAGGAAACTTGATCCTTTATGCAGTGAAAATGACATACCATTTTCTCGTCTTTATGGAAGAAATATTCTCCTGCACACAGGTACTCTGGTTGTTCAGTTAAGGAATTACACACATCCTATGTTCTCAGCAACTTCTGGTAAATGTGAGGGCTGTGTAATTCTGGCGCAGCAGGTGAAATTTGTTATGTTTTGgtttattttccttattttctgctCTACCTTTTTAAGTCCACTCTGTTACGCTTGTCCATATGAAATGCTTTTCTGTGGTTGAATGGGTGGATCTGTCATAAAGATACTATTGTTTAGTTAAgagggtccttttttttttttttcccttgagtTTAAAATCTCTTGTTGCCTACTTTTTCTGTCTATTTGATATAGGTTTTCTGATTTTAAGTATATCTCCTATTGTTTTAGGTAAGGTCTCAAAGACAAGGCCACTGGAGCTTGTTGATTTATGCAACTTTAAGTAGTAAGTTTAGAAAGTGAGGCATTTCAGGATCACCTTTATGGATTGAGTGAGGCTATGAATAGTTACTCTCCTAAGAAGATGGTATCTGACAGTAACTCTttcaaaagaagataaagataATTCCTGTCAGTATTCATCGTCTGGCATTCATTTCATGTATTACATTGCCAAAATGGAGGTTCTGCAGTCTATAGTTGCTGCTTTCGCGTGAATTCTATGCAAATATGAGATGAGACTTTGGTTTATCCACAGTCGCATTGTGGTTATGATGATATTGCCATTCGGGTGTTAATTTGTTCCACTTAGGCAGAGCACATACACAAGTTGTTTAACAGAACAAGTATAGTGTTGATTGGAAGCAGAAATATCCTTCAACCATTCTGTGCAATTTTTGGATTATAACTGtcttctagttctctctcttttcaaggGTAATTTAAATTGAAATGATGGatttttctctgttctttgCTGGCTTCAGTCACTTGCTTTATCTGACTCGTTTTCTTCCTAGGCAGCTGATATGTTTCTTTGTTTCATATTTGAATTAGGCAACATGTTTTCAACCCCAGATTCACCAAGAAGTCTTTATTGGTAGATGGAGAAAAGTGCGCCTGCTTCGATCCGCTAGTGGCACGACTCCTCCAGTGAAAACATACTTTGATTTGCCTATATATTTTGAAACAGCAGATATGTCATTTGGAGTGGGATATGAACCATCTTTCGCTGATGTGAGCTATGCTTTCACTGTTGCGCTTCGCCGGGCGAATTTAAGCCTTAGGAATACTACACAGCAAATTCAGCCACCTAAGAAAGAGCGGAGCTTGCCGTGGTGGGATGAAGTAAGAAATTACATCCATGGAAACATCACCTTATTCTTTTCAGAAACGAAATGGTATGTTCTCGCCACAACTGATCCTTACGAAAAGCTTGACAAACTTCAATTTGTTTCGAGATATATGGAGATCCAGCAATCAGATGGTCGAGTTTATGTTTCTACTAAGGATTTCAAGGTTCTTTTGAGCAGCTTGGAAAGTTTAGGGAAGAACCGCAGTTTAAAACTTCCTACTGGTTTATCTGATGCTTTCCTGGAAACACCAGCTTTTACACTTGAAGTCACGATGAACTGGGAGTGCGAATCTGGCGATCCACTCAATCATTATTTGTTTGCACTTCCCAATGAAGGAAAACCTCGGGAAAAAGTGTTTGACCCCTTCAGatctacctctctctctctcaggtggAATTTCTCTTTGAGACCTCTTCCACAATCTGAGAAACAATATCAGTCTACTCAGGGAGTTGATGTTGCTGTTGATGAAACCATCTGCGGTCCCCATCCTTCTGAAAGTACTCCAAATGTTTCACCAACTTTCAACCTTGGGGCCCATGACTTGGCCTGGATATTAAAGTTCTGGGGTATGAATTATAATCCTCCTCACAAGCTGCGCAGTTTCTCTCGATGGCCTCGTtttggagttccaagagctGTTAGATCGGGCAACCTTTCCCTAGACAAGGTGATGACAGAATTTATGCTGCGAGTAGATGCTACTCCCACCTGCATAAAGCATGTCCCCTTAGCTGAAGATGACCCTGCCAAAGGCCTAACATTCAATATAACAAAGCTGAAGTATGAAATGTGTTTTAGTCGGGGAAAGCAGAAATACACATTTGAATGCAAGCGTGAACCTATTGATCTTGTTTACCAGGGTCTTGACCTTCACATGCCCAAGGCATTTTTGTATAAAGACACTGGTAATGGTCCCATTTTTACAAAAGCAGGTCAGGGGACAAGGAAAAGTCCGCAATCCATATCCATGGATAGAGTTCCTAGTGAGAAGGGCAACAATGTGATCAATTGCACAGAGAAGCGTCGTGATGATGGTTTTTTGCTCTCATCTGATTATTTTACCATACGAAGACAGGCTCCAAAAGCTGATCCTGCCAGGTTATTAGCATGGCAAGAGGGTGGCAGGAGAAATCTTGAGATGACCTATGTCAGGTCTGAATTTGAAAATGGAAGCGAGAGTGATGAGCATGCACGATCTGACCAGAGTGACGATGATGGATACAATGTGGTCATAGCTGACAATTGTCAACGCGTGTTTGTCTATGGCTTGAAGCTATTGTGGACAATTGAGAACAGAGATGCTGTTTGGTCTTGGGTTGGTGGAATATCTAAAGCATTTGAGCCTCCCAAGCCTTCTCCTTCACGACTTTATGCCCAAAGGAGGTTACATCAGGAAAACCAGGCAGATGATGGAGCTGATATGCATCAGAATGATCAGGGAAAGGCTTCTTCTTCTGGCCATAGTGGGAGTGCTCCTTCCACACAACTTGCAGAGACTTCAGCATTGCTttcatctccatcatcttcaGTCAAGATAGAGAATTCAGCATCTGCTGCCATTGGTATGTCTGTATACTCATGAGATTGATCGGAAGTAACTAATTTGTTAAGTTGATGTTTAAATTTTTGTTGAAAGCGTCATTTGATAACTTTGTTTATTTTAAACTACGAGGGCCGATCAAATGCTTTGATTcccccccaattttttttttttatataaaactGGACTTTTTGTGTGAACAGAAGTTGTTACCATCATGAAATGATAATCTAAGTCCCCAAAATTTGGTCTCTCTGACTTACCGTCTATCCTGAATTTTGTGAGGGCATTGAAACTTTTAGAAGTACTGTTAGGTCACTGTAGAATCCAATTTACAATTATGTCCGCACCACGTGGAGATATGGGGATTACATTCCTGTAAGATaatgcaagttttagaaaagCAGAGTATTATTGTTAAGTTCTGCAGAAATATCTTAGGGTCTTGATTACTTAATGGTAAGAATAGTCATTTCAACTAGAATGAGCCAACCCTCGATATTGGCTTTCTTAGAGCATAATGCGTGAACCTGCTCATGCCACTTCATGGGCTGATGCTTGGACTTGGCCCTTGGGGCAAGGGCACCTATGCTGCTGGGATGTGACTTGGCGCTAGACCAGATGTGGCAAAGTAGCTTAGAACTCTTCGAGACATGAGCCACTTCAAATGGACTGGGTGCTTGCAATCTTATATTAATTTGAAGTGCTGAATCTGGTGGCCCCATGTTAAACCTGGTGGGATCCACCGATTTTGATGGGCCAATGGACCCAAGGTGGTGCATGCCAGTCCATGCAATAACACCTACAAGATGACTCTGGGCTGTCGAAGTTTGGTGCAGATGAGATTGATGTAAGCAGGGTTCTTAAAGGGACAGTAAATCTTCCATTAGTTTTGCTTTTACTGAGAACTTTCtgaattattatttgttttctcCTTTGGAGTTAAGAAGCGTCAGAGGTTGGAGTATGCAGAAGCATCTGGGGATTTCACAAAATGTCTAGCCCTTGATAATAGTACATGTCCGATAGTCTAAACTAACCCAAAAGCTGAATTTATAccctcaaaatccaaatattAACCCAACTATTCTATAGATTCAGTTGTACTAAACAAATGCTTTTTATAAATCCTTACACAATCAGCAAAATAAGCTTTGTAAACAAGTGACGGTTCTTACTGGCTTGGAAGTGTCCTCTAACATGGGTTATATTTTAAAATGGCATGTCGCTACCTGGCCACATGAAGTTCTGCTGAAGTcgtactttttttgtttttgggctgTATCTTAAGTCTCAATACTATGCTTGCTTTATCTCACAATACTTGAAAGCCTCTATGAGTAATAATAAACTGATTGTTGGCGGTGCTTGTGCCAGTGAATAATGGAAGTACAAATGATTCTGAGAAGGAGGGCACACGGCATTTTATGGTGAATGTTATTGAACCGCAGTTTAATCTACACTCGGAAGAAGCCAATGTAAGTTCTGAATAGAATTCCTATCATCAGAAACATCACTTGAATATGGATTTTAATCCTGTCAATAGTATTTCTgctgaatcttttttttttccttgccttATCCTTTTCTTCACAAAGAACTTTTCATTGGATGTACCATTTGTTTGTTACTCTGTTTGGGCATCTCTATATGTATGTTATGCCTGCaattcgaatttctttttgcaTGGACCGTCATGATTAATGATCTGGTCAACACATCAGAGAATGTCACGGAAAGAGTCAAAATCGCTTGAATCGTGTCTTTCAGTGAGAATAATCAAAACTTAAATGAACTGATGGAGTGCTTTTGAAGGCAGAGTCAGTGATACATGCGAAGGAGAGTCTTTACAGAGATTACCCCCCTTGAAAATTGTATGGCATGTAACTAACACTTCTATTTGTCTTTACAGAGATTACCCTCCTTGAAAATTGTATGGCATGTAACTAACACTTCTCAGTGTAGAACGCATCCCTGAAACAGTTTACTGTTTCTGATTTCTTAAATATATTAGTGTGCGTGCATGCTTGCATGGGGTGTGTTTGTGTGTATAGGTGTCTAATGATATGTGAATGGAGCTCAATGAACTCATTAAGTAATCTAAGAAAATAGAGTAGGAGAAACTTTCCTTGGAATGGTTCTCATGATATGATGCTATGATTCATACCTAATCAGGGTAGGTTTCTGCTTGCTGCCGTTAGCGGCCGTGTTTTGGCGCGATCCTTTCATTCTGTTCTCCATCTCGGACATGAAATTATTGAACAAGCACTTGGATCTGGAAAGATAAATGTTCCAGAATCTCAACCTGAAATGACATGGAAACGCATGGAGCTCTCTGTCATGTTGGAGAGAGTCCAAGCTCATGTTGCACCCACTGATGTTGATCCTGGGGCTGGACTTCAGTGGctcccaaaaattctaaaaagctCAGCTAAAGTGAAGCGCACTGGTGCTCTACTTGAAAGAGTTTTTCTGCCATGTGATATGTATTTCCGCTATACAAGGCACAAAGGTGGGACTCCAGATTTGAAGGTGACAAAGCTCTCTACTTGTCCAGGAATGCACATGATCTGGTGTTTGCATATCTTCAGGAATGCTTATGATTTTTTGATGTTCAAACTTTAGCAGAGGCTTTCATCTAGTCAACTGATAAgatctcgcttttttttttaatcctctGCTGCAGATGAAGCCCTTGAAAGAGCTTGCATTTAATTCTGATGATATAACGGCAACAATGACTTCTCGCCAATTTCAGGTTATGCTTGATGTGTTGACGAATCTTCTGTTTGCGCGTCTCCCCAAGTgaggattagttcctatttttgagcttgataattttttttacaatttctaGCTGAGGTAGGATACTGAATTCTGATCATCATGTTCTTGTTAATCAGTGTATGAATTTCGATTGTTGCTAATATGTCCCTGGCATGAGCTCATGCATATTCTTTATGTTATTTGTTAGGCCTAAGTTGAGTTTTGCTGAAGGTTGAACATAAGGATATCTCTATTCCCTGGTCATCATAGTCCACATTTTAGCTTTTGTGGACTGACATGTAATATTGGGATAGACAGAAATGCAGATTATTTGTGCTACTATATTGGTTGCTTGCTTGTGTCAATTTTGAGCGGGAGTTACGTTACCTGTCAGGCCTCGGAAAAGTAGTCTGACATACCCCATTGATGATGGCGATGAAGATGTTGAAGAGGAGGCAGATGAAGTGGTTCCTGATGGGGTGGAAGAAGTAGAACTTGCGAAAATCAGCCTGGAACAGAGAGAGTGGGACCAGAAGTTGCTTATTGATGACATTAGAAAATTGTCTTATAACGGTGAAACTTCAGGGGACCTACATCGGGAGAAAGAAGGTGAACTATGGATGGTAAATGGTGGAAAGACTGATTTGGTGAGCATCCAAACATATAATATTCACTGAAATCCTTGTATAGTTTTCTGACTAAATGGCAACTATAAGATTTTTGGCAAATATAAGGAGGATTAATTGGTTGTCGGCACTtctcaaataatttgaaaacgATTTTGCACATTCATGGTTCTTAGATGGGCTTGATGTGAATGTAGTCATGTGAGTGAATGAATAATAAAGAATTTCATTAAAAGAGAATCTAGTACATTACAAATGTCTTGTAAGGATATTGTTGCTTATGTTAATTCGTGACACCATTTCAATTGGGCAAAGGTAATTGGATTTGGGGTATAGAACTACTAGGGAGGGTTAGTTGTAAGAGAAAATTCCTTGTATATGGCGATCTCTATAGTTAGTCACACAACACACACTTTTTATTGGACTTTTGTGCATTAATTAATTTATCGTTATGTTTTAGTGCTCTTGTGCAAatcactttttaatattttttttttgtggtcacaTGCATAGTTTTCTGATCTGTTGTCTCATATGTTCGCATTCCTATCTGAGGTGCCAGTCCGGTCATAGCAAGTCAAAATGTGACATGCAACTGTGATATGGAAGGGTGAATCCAGTAACATGTCCCTGTTATTGATTCATTAGTGCTAATAGTATTAGGCGGAATCTGTCCAGGAGGTTTCTGTCTGTGACTGTAACAATTGTCTTTTTCCTGAAGCAACTTAAGCCACTTCACTTAACCTGAACTTCTTAATAGAAATCTGGACATTAGATAAAGGCTTTCTGATAGTTATGTTAGTTGAATTTTCCCAAGGATTTGATTGGTCTTCTATAAAAATGGCTTCTGTTTGTATCTGTTCCTTTCTTTCTATGAATGGTTTTGATGTTATTTGCAGCTTTTccggtttttattttttatttttaaattttgggtAATCTCTGCAATATGAATGATGCATTGTCTATGCATGCATTGCGCATGCTTTTAATTTCGCCTTTGAATTGCTATTGATattatgaaattttctttttttcttttgtggtatTGCATCACAAAGCATACAAGCTTCATTATTGCAGGTTCAAGGACTTCAGAGAGAGCTTTTAAATGCACAAAAGTTGAAGAAGGCAGCATCTTTAGCACTTAGGGCGGCTCTACAAAAGGCCGCCCAGTTACGACtaatggagaaggagaagaataaAAGTCCATCATATGCAATGCGTATATCtttacaaattaaaaaagtggTTTGGAGCATGCTTGTAGATGGTAAATCTTTTGCTGAGGCTGAGATAAATGACATGGTAAGTACTTCAAAGGATAGCGTATGGGTTTCGTTTCGTTTAATTATAGTCAGATTTATCTTTCACCTATGATGGAATTGCATCCTGTCACATCAAAGTGATCTCGTTCGTGATCAGCTATTGCATTTATGGAGTCATGGTTCTAGAGATGAAATATTCCATTTGATACTCATTTTCATTGGTTATGTTTCCTTTTCTGGTTTTGTGAACTAGTAGTCAAAGAATACTACCTGAAAAGATGTAGGTGAGCATGTTCTCATGCTTTCACTTCTTTAGGTTAGATGATGTGGTATTACATCCAGCACGTAGGTGGATCATAACCAATCCTACCTCATGGTTCATGGTTTGGGTATATGGTTTGTTTGCTATTCTGGTGGTTTTGCTGCTTCTGCTGCTTGGAACCGACAGTGCTTTTCTGCTATATTTCATGACTGAGTTGTGAGTACTCCATAAGCCTCGGCAGATCTTGTCAGCCTCAAATTGTATAAATAGATCTTTCCTGCTGGACTTTTCTTGtgctatttaaaaataaagaaagtagcATGTTTTGGAAACGTAGTGTGTGGGATCATGCTTTAGTTGTGTAGCCTTTCGAAAGCTTCAACTGGAAATTAAAATGGATATTTCTTGGTTCCAGCATGATGGTGCCCAAAGGATTTTGTTAGCTTCGCTTCAATACAATTCCCTACTTTATTGATATCTCACTAGGTAGATTGGAGCAGCTGGAGCTCCCAATACTGTACTGTATGTGGATCTAGTGGAGCTTGAGGCAGTGGAGTCGAAGTGGCCATTTTTGGGGCCTGTTTGATTGGTTTCTTTAAGAGGGGTTTTTGGTAGGATAATGCTAGAAACACTAACACTCTTTAGACGTTGAAGACGAGATGAAACCATGGAGGGGGATTTTCTAGAGGAACAAGGCTGTAATGAGGCCTCACTTAACTCGTTAGACCAGGTGACTAACTGGAAGGGTTGCTCTTCTAGTTCTAGTTAAATATAGGTTTTATGAGAACATGAACAATAAGACTACATCTTAGTGAAAAGACTGGCACCAACATGCACTATGTGTGTTCATGACAGTATAATCATCACTACATAAGTAATAATTTCGAGGCTTAAATCTAGAAAGTA from Rhodamnia argentea isolate NSW1041297 chromosome 2, ASM2092103v1, whole genome shotgun sequence encodes the following:
- the LOC115749808 gene encoding protein SABRE isoform X1, coding for MGSASPANFLFGFLLVSIVLWLLFIFASRLVAWALSRVLGASVAFKVGGWKCVRDIVVKFKKGPIESVSVGEIRVSVRQSLVKLGAGFFSRDPKLQVLISDLEVVIRPPNKSKQKVKSRRPSTSGRGKGRGKWMLVANIARFLSISITDLALKTPKANVEVKDLKVETSKDGGSKPNLLVKLQISPILVYLGESRVSYDQSCNLDGDSYNQMAHAGMERSSAPFSCEELLLSCEFGHDREVGVIINNVDIHSGEVNMYLNEALLSKNKKSSDTFSTEMEQTTDSAAGKNPPRKQAGLSKYCSMFPEKVSFSLPKVDIKFSHREHDLRVENNIMGIQFRCLKTRSMEDVGESTRLDVQVEFSEIHLLREAGTSLMEILKVDVISLLYIPLEPTLPVRAEVDVKLGGTQCNVFISRLKPWLHLQSSNKKKMVLQEPTVTSKRSLSSDSKVIMWTCTLSAPEMIIVLYSFSGLPLYHGCSQSSHVFANNISTMGPSVHMELGEINLHMEDEYQECLNENLFGVESNSGSLMHIAKVSLDWGKKDMESLEEEITRSKLALSVDVTGMGVYFTLKRVESLISTALAFQALFKSLSASRKRSGQSQGGRASKQSGKGTRLVQFNLERCSINICGEAGLENMTVADPKRVNYGSQGDRVIVSVSADGTPRSATIISTAHKECKRLNYSVTLDIFHLSVCVNKEKQTTQVELERARSIYQENLKEHHPSTGLTVFDMQNAKFVRRSGGHKEISVCSLFSATDITVRWEPEVHLSLFDFVLNLKSMMHHQKLQQLGSISNDDVFSRGNVHQSKEMAEELGRSAKHKKESIFAIDVEMLTISAEVGDGVDALVQIQSIFSENARIGVLFEGFSLSFNGARVIKSTRMQVSRIPSTSIASSDVKLSSVTKWDWIVQGLHFHICMPYRLQLRAIDDSIEDMLRALKLIAAAKTMLIFPFKKETSKSKKSSPSKLGCIKFGIRKLTADIEEEPIQGWLDEHYQLMKNEACELAVRLKYLDEAMKGNLSTKSAETSDGAQERKSNNDGTEIDVQDPSSLRELEEEIYKRSFQSYYQACQKLRSSEGSGACSKGFQAGFRPSASRASLLSISATDLDLTLTSIDGGDAGMIDILRKLDPLCSENDIPFSRLYGRNILLHTGTLVVQLRNYTHPMFSATSGKCEGCVILAQQATCFQPQIHQEVFIGRWRKVRLLRSASGTTPPVKTYFDLPIYFETADMSFGVGYEPSFADVSYAFTVALRRANLSLRNTTQQIQPPKKERSLPWWDEVRNYIHGNITLFFSETKWYVLATTDPYEKLDKLQFVSRYMEIQQSDGRVYVSTKDFKVLLSSLESLGKNRSLKLPTGLSDAFLETPAFTLEVTMNWECESGDPLNHYLFALPNEGKPREKVFDPFRSTSLSLRWNFSLRPLPQSEKQYQSTQGVDVAVDETICGPHPSESTPNVSPTFNLGAHDLAWILKFWGMNYNPPHKLRSFSRWPRFGVPRAVRSGNLSLDKVMTEFMLRVDATPTCIKHVPLAEDDPAKGLTFNITKLKYEMCFSRGKQKYTFECKREPIDLVYQGLDLHMPKAFLYKDTGNGPIFTKAGQGTRKSPQSISMDRVPSEKGNNVINCTEKRRDDGFLLSSDYFTIRRQAPKADPARLLAWQEGGRRNLEMTYVRSEFENGSESDEHARSDQSDDDGYNVVIADNCQRVFVYGLKLLWTIENRDAVWSWVGGISKAFEPPKPSPSRLYAQRRLHQENQADDGADMHQNDQGKASSSGHSGSAPSTQLAETSALLSSPSSSVKIENSASAAIVNNGSTNDSEKEGTRHFMVNVIEPQFNLHSEEANGRFLLAAVSGRVLARSFHSVLHLGHEIIEQALGSGKINVPESQPEMTWKRMELSVMLERVQAHVAPTDVDPGAGLQWLPKILKSSAKVKRTGALLERVFLPCDMYFRYTRHKGGTPDLKMKPLKELAFNSDDITATMTSRQFQVMLDVLTNLLFARLPKPRKSSLTYPIDDGDEDVEEEADEVVPDGVEEVELAKISLEQREWDQKLLIDDIRKLSYNGETSGDLHREKEGELWMVNGGKTDLVQGLQRELLNAQKLKKAASLALRAALQKAAQLRLMEKEKNKSPSYAMRISLQIKKVVWSMLVDGKSFAEAEINDMIYDFDRDYKDVGVARFTTKFVVVRNCLPDAKSDMLLSAWNPPPEWGKKVMLRVDAKQGAPKDGNSPLELFQVEIYPLRIHLTETMYRMMWEYFFPEEEQDSQRRQEVWKVSTTVSSKRVKKGSSHDASTSNVSSARESEVPYKSTVPTVPSNSQSSPADTLQLSKVQNFKANVVCGTTPELRRTSSFDRSWEENVAESVANELVLQLQSSAISSLKGGPLGFAEQQDESSRNKLKDSRPAKAGRSSHEEKKLGKSHNEKRSRPRKLMEFHNIKISQVELLVTYEGSRFVVNDLKLLMDTFHRVEFTGTWRRLFSRVKKHIIWGVLKSVTGMQGKKFKDKAHSQREHNGTGVPDSDLNFSDNEGGLAEKNEQNPISWPKRTSDGAGDGFVTSIRGLFNTQRRKAKKFVLRTMRGEAENDGEWSESDLEFSPFARQLTITKAKRLIRRHTKKFRARGQKGSSSQARESLPSSPRETTAFESDSSNGSSPYEDFHE